A genomic window from Variovorax paradoxus includes:
- a CDS encoding ABC transporter ATP-binding protein — translation MSDVILETRQLTKEFKGFTAVSKVDLSVVRGSIHALIGPNGAGKTTCFNLLTKFLEPTTGTILFNGQDITGERPAQIARRGIIRSFQISAVFPHLTLLENVRLGLQRRLGTSYHFWKSEKSLKPLDARARELLAEVGLEELADEQTVNLPYGRKRALEIATTLAMEPELMLLDEPTQGMGHEDVHRVAELIKRVSAGRTILMVEHNMSVVSTIADTITVLQRGAVLAEGPYAEVSKNPQVMEAYMGTTDGQLQGAH, via the coding sequence ATGAGCGACGTCATTCTCGAAACACGCCAGCTCACCAAGGAATTCAAAGGGTTCACGGCGGTCAGCAAGGTCGACCTGTCGGTGGTGCGCGGATCCATCCACGCGCTCATCGGTCCGAACGGTGCCGGCAAGACGACCTGCTTCAACCTGCTCACCAAGTTCCTCGAACCGACCACCGGCACGATCCTGTTCAACGGGCAGGACATCACCGGCGAGCGGCCCGCGCAGATCGCGCGGCGCGGCATCATCCGCTCGTTCCAGATCTCGGCCGTGTTCCCGCACCTCACGCTGCTCGAGAACGTGCGGCTGGGCCTGCAACGCAGGCTGGGCACCTCGTACCACTTCTGGAAGAGCGAGAAGTCGCTCAAGCCATTGGATGCCAGAGCCCGCGAGCTGCTGGCTGAAGTCGGCCTCGAAGAGCTCGCCGACGAACAGACGGTGAACCTGCCCTATGGCCGCAAGCGCGCGCTCGAGATCGCGACCACGCTGGCCATGGAGCCCGAGCTGATGCTGCTCGACGAACCCACGCAGGGCATGGGCCATGAAGACGTGCACCGCGTGGCTGAACTCATCAAGCGCGTGTCGGCTGGACGCACCATCCTGATGGTCGAACACAACATGAGCGTGGTCTCGACCATCGCCGACACCATCACCGTGTTGCAGCGCGGCGCCGTGCTGGCCGAAGGCCCGTACGCCGAAGTCTCGAAGAACCCGCAGGTGATGGAAGCCTACATGGGCACTACCGACGGCCAACTCCAAGGGGCTCACTGA
- a CDS encoding AGE family epimerase/isomerase translates to MPDFRSPDFLTDHILHTLAFYEPRDLDATGGFFHFFKDDGTVYDRRTRHLVSSTRFVFNHAMAYRRFGIPAHLAAARHGLAFVEHAHRQPGGGYAWQIDWHQQRATVQDGTNHCYGLDFVLLAQAHALMAGIEEAHAGLEHTWQLMEQNFWEPRHQLYADEATADWRIGAYRGQNANMHACEALMAAFEATQQTRYLDRALAVAESVTGKQAALADGLVWEHYREDWSVDWDYNRGDKSNIFRPWGFQTGHLTEWAKLLLQLEGHLATKDRTADWIVPRARHFFDTAMFRGWDADNGGLVYGFGPDGKVCDGDKYFWVQAESFAAAALLAVRTGEASYWDWYDSIWAYSWEHFVDHRHGAWYRILTPQNRKISDEKSPAGKTDYHTMGACHDVLRALRK, encoded by the coding sequence ATGCCGGACTTCCGCTCCCCCGACTTCCTGACCGACCACATCCTGCACACGCTGGCCTTCTACGAGCCGCGCGACCTCGATGCCACGGGCGGCTTCTTTCATTTCTTCAAGGACGACGGCACGGTGTACGACCGGCGTACGCGCCACCTGGTTAGCAGCACACGCTTCGTTTTCAACCACGCAATGGCGTATCGCCGCTTCGGCATTCCCGCGCATCTTGCGGCCGCGCGGCACGGCCTTGCGTTCGTCGAGCATGCGCATCGGCAGCCGGGCGGCGGCTATGCATGGCAGATCGACTGGCACCAGCAGCGCGCCACCGTGCAGGACGGCACCAACCACTGCTACGGCCTTGACTTCGTGCTGCTCGCGCAAGCGCATGCGCTGATGGCCGGCATCGAGGAAGCGCATGCGGGGCTGGAGCACACCTGGCAACTGATGGAACAGAATTTCTGGGAGCCGCGGCACCAGCTCTATGCCGACGAGGCCACGGCCGACTGGCGCATCGGCGCCTATCGCGGGCAGAACGCCAACATGCACGCCTGCGAGGCCCTGATGGCCGCCTTCGAAGCCACGCAGCAGACGCGCTACCTCGACCGCGCGCTGGCTGTGGCCGAATCCGTGACCGGCAAGCAGGCCGCGCTGGCCGACGGGCTGGTCTGGGAACACTACCGCGAAGACTGGTCGGTCGACTGGGACTACAACCGCGGCGACAAGAGCAACATCTTCAGGCCCTGGGGTTTCCAGACAGGCCACCTGACGGAGTGGGCCAAGCTGCTGCTGCAGTTGGAAGGCCATCTCGCCACCAAGGACCGTACGGCCGACTGGATCGTGCCGCGCGCGCGCCATTTCTTCGACACCGCCATGTTCCGCGGCTGGGATGCCGACAACGGCGGGCTGGTCTACGGCTTCGGCCCCGACGGCAAGGTGTGCGACGGCGACAAGTACTTCTGGGTACAGGCCGAGAGCTTCGCGGCGGCCGCCCTGCTCGCGGTGCGCACCGGCGAGGCCAGCTACTGGGACTGGTACGACAGCATCTGGGCCTACAGCTGGGAGCACTTCGTCGACCACCGGCACGGCGCCTGGTACCGCATCCTCACGCCGCAGAACCGGAAGATCAGCGACGAGAAGAGCCCTGCCGGCAAGACCGACTATCACACCATGGGCGCGTGCCACGACGTGCTCAGGGCGCTGCGCAAATAA
- a CDS encoding HlyD family secretion protein encodes MSDNNTPTPAAAAAPAAPEAPAGNGKRRRALTALAAVVIVVGGGWGLYEWLVASHYEDTDNAYVQGNVIQITPQIGGTVMAIGADDTDFVKAGQPLVQLDPADAKVSLEQAEAALAQAVRQVRTLYANNGSLAAQVTLRQSDIVKAQSDIAKAQDDLQRRRALSGNGAVSKEELNHAETQLDTAKSALAAAQAGVVAAKEALVSNQSLTDGTSVAQHPSVLAAAAKVREAYLATQRVAMPAPVDGYVAKRTVQLGQRVAAGTPMMSIVPLNQLWVDANFKEVQLRNIRIDQPVKLTADVYGKKVEYTGKVAGLGVGTGSAFALLPAQNATGNWIKVVQRVPVRIALDPEQLKANPLRIGLSMDAEVDISSKSGKMLADAPRATALTQTQVYSQLDRGADAEVDRIVAANLGRSAPATATAPSKGSAAPSSAPAAASVAVQGQPG; translated from the coding sequence ATGAGCGACAACAACACTCCGACGCCCGCTGCAGCTGCAGCTCCTGCAGCCCCCGAGGCGCCCGCCGGCAACGGCAAGCGCCGCCGCGCACTCACCGCGCTTGCCGCGGTGGTGATCGTCGTCGGCGGCGGCTGGGGCCTCTACGAATGGCTGGTTGCCAGCCACTACGAGGACACCGACAACGCCTACGTGCAGGGCAACGTGATTCAGATCACGCCGCAGATCGGCGGCACCGTGATGGCCATCGGCGCCGATGACACCGACTTCGTGAAGGCCGGCCAGCCGCTGGTGCAGCTCGACCCGGCCGACGCCAAGGTATCGCTCGAACAGGCCGAAGCCGCGCTCGCGCAGGCTGTGCGCCAGGTGCGCACGCTGTACGCCAACAACGGCTCGCTGGCCGCGCAGGTCACGCTGCGCCAGTCCGACATCGTCAAGGCGCAGAGCGACATCGCCAAGGCGCAGGACGACCTGCAGCGCCGCCGCGCGCTGTCAGGCAACGGCGCCGTGTCGAAGGAAGAACTCAACCACGCCGAGACGCAGCTCGATACCGCCAAGAGCGCACTCGCCGCTGCGCAGGCCGGCGTGGTCGCCGCGAAGGAAGCTCTGGTCAGCAACCAGTCGCTGACCGACGGCACCAGCGTGGCCCAGCACCCGAGCGTGCTGGCCGCAGCCGCCAAGGTGCGCGAGGCCTACCTCGCCACCCAGCGTGTGGCCATGCCCGCACCGGTCGACGGCTACGTCGCCAAGCGCACCGTGCAGCTCGGCCAGCGCGTGGCGGCCGGCACGCCGATGATGTCGATCGTGCCGCTCAACCAGCTGTGGGTCGACGCCAACTTCAAGGAAGTGCAGCTGCGCAACATCCGTATCGACCAGCCCGTGAAGCTCACGGCCGACGTGTACGGCAAGAAGGTCGAATACACCGGCAAGGTCGCGGGCCTGGGCGTTGGCACCGGCAGTGCGTTCGCGCTGCTGCCCGCGCAGAACGCCACCGGCAACTGGATCAAGGTGGTGCAGCGCGTGCCCGTGCGCATCGCGCTCGACCCCGAGCAGCTCAAGGCCAACCCGCTGCGCATCGGCCTGTCGATGGACGCCGAAGTCGACATCTCGTCCAAGAGCGGCAAGATGCTCGCCGACGCGCCGCGCGCCACCGCGCTGACACAGACGCAGGTCTACAGCCAGCTCGACCGCGGCGCCGACGCCGAAGTCGACCGCATCGTCGCGGCCAACCTCGGCCGCAGCGCACCGGCCACGGCCACCGCGCCGTCGAAGGGCTCGGCGGCACCGTCGAGCGCACCCGCCGCGGCATCGGTGGCAGTGCAGGGGCAGCCGGGCTGA
- a CDS encoding efflux transporter outer membrane subunit, which yields MTDSLAVRAVRRTPVVAAALLVVALAGCADMAGIGSQAKLRDASSLGIAPDSAAAPVSRLDSQWWLAFGDTQLNSLIDQAVAGNPNLQVAQARLARAQASADIAGSALKPKVNAELDLDRQKFNSNYIYPAPLGGSTQNIGLLQLGASWELDFFGKNRTALDAAIGSANAAAADADAARVLLASNVARSYFQWARLNDQLTVAQRTLAQRDETLKLVRDRVSAGLDTRLELRQSEGGLPEARQQIESLNEQIALQQHALDALVGQPNVSASLKPPVLAGVKPMALQGSIPADLLGRRADIAAARWRVEAATSDVANAKTLFYPNVNLTAFVGFQSLGFGKLLKSGSEQWGVGPAISLPIFEGGKLRANLRGKSADLDVAIESYNATVLDAVRDAADQVTSAQSITRQQTEQRAAQTAAEGAYDIAVQRYRAGLGNYLNVLTAETSVLAQRRLAVDLAARALDTQVGLARALGGGWQPPATATASAPAAAVN from the coding sequence ATGACTGATTCCCTCGCCGTGCGCGCTGTGCGTCGCACCCCCGTCGTGGCCGCAGCATTGCTCGTGGTCGCACTTGCCGGCTGTGCCGACATGGCCGGCATCGGCTCGCAGGCCAAGCTGCGCGACGCTTCGTCGCTGGGCATCGCGCCCGACAGCGCCGCGGCGCCTGTGTCCCGCCTCGACAGCCAATGGTGGCTCGCCTTCGGCGACACGCAGCTCAATTCGCTGATCGACCAGGCTGTGGCCGGCAACCCCAACCTGCAGGTCGCCCAAGCCCGCCTCGCGCGCGCGCAGGCCTCCGCCGACATCGCCGGCTCGGCCCTCAAGCCGAAGGTCAACGCCGAGCTCGACCTGGATCGCCAGAAGTTCAACAGCAACTACATCTACCCGGCACCGCTGGGCGGCTCCACGCAGAACATCGGCCTGCTGCAGCTCGGCGCAAGCTGGGAGCTCGACTTCTTCGGCAAGAACCGCACCGCGCTCGACGCTGCCATCGGCTCGGCGAATGCCGCGGCCGCCGACGCGGACGCCGCCCGCGTGCTGCTTGCGAGCAACGTGGCACGCAGCTACTTTCAATGGGCGCGCCTGAACGACCAACTCACCGTGGCCCAGCGCACGCTGGCGCAGCGCGACGAAACGCTCAAGCTCGTGCGCGACCGCGTGTCCGCCGGTCTCGACACCCGCCTCGAACTGCGCCAGAGCGAAGGCGGCCTGCCCGAGGCACGCCAGCAGATCGAATCGCTCAACGAGCAGATCGCGCTGCAGCAGCACGCGCTCGACGCGCTCGTCGGCCAGCCGAACGTGTCGGCATCCCTCAAGCCGCCGGTGCTGGCCGGCGTCAAGCCGATGGCACTGCAGGGCAGCATTCCGGCCGACCTGCTCGGCCGCCGCGCCGACATCGCCGCCGCGCGCTGGCGCGTCGAGGCCGCCACGAGCGACGTGGCCAACGCCAAGACGCTCTTCTATCCCAACGTGAACCTCACGGCCTTCGTCGGCTTCCAGAGCCTGGGCTTCGGCAAGCTGCTGAAGTCGGGCAGCGAGCAGTGGGGCGTGGGCCCGGCCATCAGCCTGCCGATCTTCGAAGGCGGCAAGCTGCGCGCCAACCTGCGCGGCAAGTCGGCCGACCTCGACGTGGCCATCGAAAGCTACAACGCCACCGTGCTCGACGCGGTGCGCGACGCGGCCGACCAGGTCACGAGCGCGCAGTCGATCACGCGCCAGCAAACCGAACAACGCGCCGCGCAGACCGCTGCCGAAGGCGCCTACGACATCGCCGTGCAGCGCTACCGCGCGGGCCTCGGCAACTACCTCAACGTGCTGACCGCAGAAACCTCCGTGCTGGCGCAGCGCCGGCTGGCCGTCGACCTCGCCGCCCGCGCGCTCGACACGCAGGTGGGCCTGGCGCGCGCACTGGGCGGCGGCTGGCAGCCCCCGGCCACGGCCACCGCTTCGGCCCCTGCGGCCGCAGTGAACTGA
- a CDS encoding MarR family winged helix-turn-helix transcriptional regulator, which produces MSDANTPEASSAPADAERRPPVFYRAETYSTEDSIGYLMRRIVTAVGQAVETRMCEPGGPTYPQWVPLYKLHTGAATTVAELARACELDTGAMTRLLDRLEAKGLCRRVRSLEDRRVVNIELTDEGRAAAKEVPYVLSRVQNEHLAGFSAEEWEQLKGYLRRILDNAQALAARGDKND; this is translated from the coding sequence ATGAGCGATGCAAACACTCCAGAAGCCTCGTCGGCCCCCGCCGACGCTGAGCGTCGCCCGCCTGTCTTCTATCGCGCGGAGACTTATTCGACCGAAGACAGCATCGGTTACCTGATGCGCCGCATCGTCACCGCGGTCGGTCAGGCAGTAGAAACCCGCATGTGCGAGCCTGGCGGCCCGACCTATCCGCAATGGGTGCCTCTATACAAATTGCACACCGGCGCCGCCACCACCGTGGCCGAACTGGCCCGCGCCTGCGAACTCGACACCGGCGCCATGACGCGCCTGCTCGACCGCCTCGAGGCCAAGGGCCTGTGCCGCCGCGTGCGCTCGCTCGAAGACCGCCGCGTGGTCAACATCGAGCTCACCGACGAAGGCCGTGCCGCCGCCAAGGAAGTGCCTTACGTGCTGAGCCGTGTGCAGAACGAACACCTCGCTGGCTTCAGCGCCGAAGAATGGGAGCAGCTCAAGGGTTACTTGCGCCGCATCCTCGACAACGCCCAGGCTCTCGCGGCCCGTGGAGATAAAAATGACTGA
- a CDS encoding ABC transporter transmembrane domain-containing protein — MASTPPSSMAKGSPRSLSGLSPFLRPYRVQIVLAALFLVLAAVTTLVFPIALRSLIDGGLISTDKGAQTMALREHFGALFAVAVALGVFSAARFYTVSWLGERVTADIRNAVYGHVLKQSPVFFETTQTGEVLSRLTADTTLVQTVVGSSLSMGLRNAVMGVGALAVLIWTNPYVMVQVLGILVLVVLPSMWFGRRVRKLSRASQDRVADSSAIAAEVLNAIPVVQSYTAEDREAARFNGSTENAFRTAVRRTKARSVLVAFIIIATSAALLWGLYQGTQAVLRGDITAGHLGQTVVYVAILASATAVLGEVYGDLLRAAGATERLMELLHAPAAIFSPPSPTVTPVPVAGSTIKFDAVTFHYPSRPGTPALRDFSLEVAPGETVALVGSSGAGKSTVFQLLLRYYDPQSGRLLLDGAPLASLALPDLRTRIGLVPQDAVIFSTTAFENIRYGRPEATADEVHAAARAAFAHDFLQALPEGYDTFLGERGVRLSGGQRQRIAIARAILKNPPLLLLDEATSALDAESERMVQAALESAMENRTTLVIAHRLATVQKADRIVVLDHGGIVEQGTHATLVAQGGVYARLAALQFTT; from the coding sequence ATGGCTTCTACCCCACCGTCTTCCATGGCCAAGGGCTCGCCCCGGTCGCTGTCGGGCCTGAGCCCTTTTCTTCGGCCCTACCGCGTGCAGATCGTGCTGGCGGCCCTCTTTCTGGTGCTGGCGGCGGTTACCACGCTGGTTTTCCCTATCGCATTGCGCAGCCTGATTGACGGCGGCTTGATCAGCACCGACAAAGGCGCCCAGACCATGGCACTGCGCGAGCACTTCGGCGCCCTCTTCGCGGTGGCCGTGGCGCTGGGCGTTTTCTCGGCGGCGCGCTTCTATACAGTGAGCTGGCTGGGCGAGCGTGTGACGGCCGACATCCGCAACGCGGTCTACGGCCATGTGCTGAAGCAAAGCCCCGTCTTCTTCGAAACCACGCAGACCGGCGAAGTGCTGTCGCGCCTGACGGCCGACACCACGCTCGTGCAGACGGTCGTCGGCTCTTCGCTGAGCATGGGCCTGCGCAACGCGGTGATGGGCGTGGGCGCACTGGCCGTGCTGATCTGGACCAACCCCTACGTGATGGTGCAGGTACTGGGCATCCTCGTGCTGGTGGTGCTGCCGAGCATGTGGTTCGGCCGCCGCGTGCGCAAGCTGTCGCGCGCCAGCCAGGACCGCGTGGCCGATTCGAGCGCCATCGCCGCCGAGGTGCTGAACGCCATTCCCGTGGTGCAGAGCTACACGGCCGAAGACCGCGAGGCCGCGCGCTTCAACGGCTCGACCGAGAACGCCTTTCGCACCGCCGTGCGCCGCACCAAGGCACGCTCGGTGCTGGTGGCGTTCATCATCATCGCGACCTCGGCGGCGCTGCTCTGGGGTCTCTATCAAGGTACGCAGGCAGTGCTGCGCGGCGACATCACGGCCGGCCATCTGGGCCAGACCGTCGTCTACGTCGCCATCCTGGCCAGCGCGACTGCGGTGCTCGGCGAGGTGTATGGCGACCTGCTGCGTGCAGCCGGTGCGACCGAGCGGCTGATGGAACTGCTGCATGCGCCCGCCGCCATCTTTTCACCGCCGAGCCCGACGGTCACGCCTGTCCCCGTGGCGGGCAGCACGATCAAGTTCGATGCAGTGACCTTCCATTACCCATCCCGACCGGGCACACCAGCACTGCGCGACTTCAGTCTCGAAGTCGCGCCGGGCGAAACCGTGGCACTGGTGGGATCGAGCGGCGCGGGCAAGAGCACGGTGTTCCAGCTATTGCTGCGCTACTACGACCCGCAATCGGGCCGCCTGCTGCTCGACGGCGCGCCGCTGGCCTCGCTCGCCCTGCCCGACCTGCGCACCCGCATCGGCCTCGTGCCGCAGGACGCCGTGATCTTCTCGACCACCGCGTTCGAGAACATCCGCTACGGTCGTCCCGAAGCCACGGCCGATGAAGTGCATGCCGCAGCACGCGCAGCCTTCGCCCACGACTTCCTCCAGGCGCTGCCTGAGGGCTACGACACCTTCCTCGGCGAGCGCGGCGTGCGTCTGTCGGGCGGACAGCGCCAGCGCATCGCAATTGCGCGCGCGATCCTGAAGAACCCGCCGCTGCTGCTGCTCGACGAAGCCACGAGCGCGCTCGATGCGGAAAGCGAGCGCATGGTGCAGGCGGCCCTGGAATCGGCGATGGAGAACCGGACCACGCTGGTCATCGCCCACCGGCTGGCAACGGTACAGAAGGCCGACCGCATCGTGGTGCTGGACCACGGCGGGATCGTCGAACAGGGAACGCATGCGACGCTGGTCGCACAGGGCGGTGTGTACGCGCGCCTGGCTGCGCTTCAGTTCACGACCTGA
- a CDS encoding DUF1178 family protein: protein MKVLNLRCAHGHGFEGWFASNEAFDSQLASGLVECPICGDTAVVKLLSAPRLNLSNAKAPEAAAPVAAASSVPAELSPEARWMRAVREVLAKTEDVGDRFADEARKMHYGEAQERGIRGQATPEQTEALLDEGIPVMALPIPAGLKETLQ, encoded by the coding sequence ATGAAGGTTCTCAATCTCCGCTGCGCGCACGGCCACGGCTTCGAGGGCTGGTTCGCGTCCAACGAGGCCTTCGACAGCCAGTTGGCTAGCGGACTGGTCGAGTGCCCGATCTGCGGCGACACCGCCGTCGTCAAGCTGCTGAGCGCGCCGCGACTCAATCTGAGCAATGCCAAGGCGCCTGAGGCTGCGGCACCAGTTGCTGCTGCCTCAAGCGTTCCTGCCGAACTCTCGCCCGAAGCCCGCTGGATGCGCGCCGTGCGCGAGGTGCTGGCAAAGACCGAAGACGTCGGCGATCGCTTTGCCGACGAAGCCCGCAAGATGCACTACGGCGAAGCCCAGGAGCGCGGCATTCGCGGCCAGGCGACGCCGGAGCAGACCGAAGCGCTGCTCGACGAGGGCATTCCGGTGATGGCGCTGCCGATTCCGGCGGGGCTGAAAGAAACCCTGCAGTAA
- a CDS encoding NUDIX domain-containing protein: MTTPIDTTDSHLKEELTSREELFKGKFLEARRDTIRLPDGHSATREYVVHPGAVVVIPLLDDGRVVLERQFRYPVGHVMIEFPAGKLDAGEDPFDCGRRELLEETGYTAREWAYAGAMHLAVAYSTEIIHIYFARGLSLGERQLDHGEFLDVFTGTPDELAGWCRDGKVTDAKTLTCTLWLQNVLSGAWALDWKAAPAEGSAG, encoded by the coding sequence ATGACCACGCCCATCGACACCACCGATTCCCACCTGAAGGAAGAGCTCACGAGCCGCGAGGAGCTGTTCAAGGGCAAGTTCCTGGAGGCCAGGCGCGACACCATCCGGCTGCCCGATGGCCACAGCGCCACGCGCGAGTACGTGGTGCATCCGGGCGCTGTGGTGGTGATTCCGCTGCTGGACGACGGTCGGGTGGTGCTGGAGCGGCAGTTCCGCTATCCGGTCGGCCACGTGATGATCGAATTTCCGGCGGGCAAGCTCGACGCGGGCGAAGACCCGTTCGACTGCGGCCGGCGCGAACTGCTCGAGGAAACGGGCTACACCGCGCGCGAATGGGCGTATGCGGGCGCGATGCACCTGGCGGTGGCGTACTCGACCGAAATCATCCACATCTACTTCGCGCGTGGCCTTTCGCTTGGGGAGCGGCAGCTCGACCACGGCGAGTTTCTCGACGTGTTCACGGGCACGCCCGATGAGCTGGCCGGCTGGTGCCGCGACGGCAAAGTGACCGACGCCAAGACTCTGACCTGCACGCTCTGGCTGCAGAACGTCCTTTCGGGCGCATGGGCACTGGATTGGAAGGCTGCCCCTGCGGAAGGCAGCGCGGGATAA
- a CDS encoding DUF2818 family protein, with protein sequence MSQTASVWVVLLVALVAANLPFFNDRLFGVVPLATNPKPLAVRLAELVVLYFLAGGIGLLFERRAGQIAPQGWEFYAVTGALFIVLAFPGFTWRYLMKHRH encoded by the coding sequence GTGTCGCAAACCGCGTCGGTCTGGGTCGTTCTGCTGGTGGCCCTGGTGGCCGCCAACCTGCCGTTCTTCAACGACCGCCTGTTCGGCGTCGTGCCGCTTGCGACGAACCCCAAGCCGCTCGCGGTGCGCCTCGCCGAACTGGTGGTCTTGTACTTTCTGGCCGGTGGCATCGGGCTGCTGTTCGAGCGCAGGGCAGGGCAGATCGCCCCGCAGGGCTGGGAGTTCTATGCGGTGACCGGCGCGCTGTTCATCGTGCTGGCCTTTCCAGGGTTCACCTGGCGCTATCTGATGAAGCACAGGCATTGA
- the nuoN gene encoding NADH-quinone oxidoreductase subunit NuoN has translation MIDKLSWVTIYPEIVLLVMACIIALVDLSDTSPRRTRTYVLTLATLAVVAVLSGLQALDAKTIYGFGGMVVSDPMGNWLKCFATVALMVTLVYGRPYAADREMLRGGEMFTVSMFALLGMFVMISGSNFLLIYLGLELLTLSSYALVALRRDNAVASEAAMKYFVLGAMASGFLLYGLSMMYGATGSLDVNEVFKTIASGKVNHQVLVFGLVFIVAGLAFKVGAAPFHMWVPDVYQGAPTAITLLIGAAPELAAFAIIIRLLVDALQPLAIDWQQMLAVLAIASLLVGNLAAIAQSNLKRMLAYSTISQMGFMLLGLVAGSDQQGTYNAQYAYSASMFYIVTYVLTTLASFGIILLLAREGFESEEITDLAGLNQRSPLYAGVMAIAMFSLAGLPPLVGFYAKLAVLQALIASGHAIYIGLAVFAVMMSLIGAFYYLRVVKVMYFDAPVTATTVSAPRDVRTVLTINGALILILGIVPGGLMTLCYDAIVATLAH, from the coding sequence ATGATTGACAAACTCAGCTGGGTCACGATCTACCCCGAAATCGTGTTGCTGGTCATGGCCTGCATCATTGCGCTGGTCGACCTGTCGGACACGAGCCCGCGCCGTACCCGCACCTATGTGCTGACGCTGGCCACGCTGGCCGTGGTCGCCGTGCTGTCGGGCCTGCAGGCCCTGGACGCCAAGACGATCTACGGCTTCGGCGGCATGGTCGTCAGCGACCCGATGGGCAACTGGCTCAAGTGCTTTGCCACCGTCGCCCTGATGGTCACGCTGGTCTACGGCCGTCCCTATGCGGCTGACCGCGAGATGCTGCGCGGCGGCGAAATGTTCACCGTCAGCATGTTCGCGCTGCTGGGCATGTTCGTGATGATCTCGGGCAGCAACTTCCTGCTGATCTACCTGGGCCTCGAACTGCTCACGCTGTCGAGCTATGCCCTGGTGGCGCTGCGCCGCGACAACGCGGTGGCCAGCGAAGCCGCCATGAAGTACTTCGTGCTCGGCGCGATGGCCAGCGGCTTCCTGCTGTACGGCCTGTCGATGATGTACGGCGCGACCGGCTCGCTCGACGTCAACGAAGTGTTCAAGACCATCGCAAGCGGCAAGGTGAACCACCAGGTGCTGGTGTTCGGCCTGGTGTTCATCGTCGCCGGCCTGGCCTTCAAGGTGGGCGCTGCGCCGTTCCACATGTGGGTGCCTGACGTCTACCAGGGCGCTCCGACTGCGATCACGTTGCTGATCGGCGCCGCGCCCGAACTGGCTGCCTTCGCCATCATCATCCGCCTGCTGGTCGATGCGCTGCAGCCGCTGGCCATCGACTGGCAGCAGATGCTGGCCGTGCTGGCCATCGCCTCGCTGCTGGTTGGCAACCTGGCGGCCATTGCGCAGAGCAACCTGAAGCGCATGCTGGCCTATTCGACGATCTCGCAGATGGGCTTCATGCTCCTCGGCCTGGTTGCCGGCTCGGACCAGCAGGGCACTTACAACGCCCAGTACGCCTACAGCGCCTCGATGTTCTACATCGTGACCTACGTGCTGACCACGCTGGCCAGCTTCGGCATCATCCTGCTGCTGGCGCGCGAAGGCTTCGAAAGCGAAGAGATCACCGACCTGGCTGGCCTGAACCAGCGCAGCCCGCTGTACGCCGGCGTCATGGCCATTGCGATGTTCTCGCTGGCCGGCCTGCCGCCGCTGGTCGGCTTCTACGCGAAGCTGGCCGTGCTGCAGGCGCTGATCGCCTCGGGCCACGCCATCTACATCGGCCTGGCCGTGTTCGCGGTGATGATGTCGCTGATCGGCGCGTTCTACTACCTGCGCGTGGTCAAGGTCATGTACTTCGACGCGCCCGTCACGGCCACCACCGTGTCGGCACCGCGCGACGTGCGCACCGTGCTCACGATCAACGGCGCGCTGATCCTGATCCTGGGCATCGTGCCCGGCGGCCTGATGACGCTTTGCTACGACGCGATCGTGGCAACCCTGGCCCACTGA